Below is a genomic region from Erigeron canadensis isolate Cc75 chromosome 7, C_canadensis_v1, whole genome shotgun sequence.
CTATTATATTGAACCGGGATACTCTTAATAACAGCataatcttgtttttttattcgGTGGCTACAGCCTGAACTAAGAGAGATGCCAAATGAGACGCTTGAAGAAGAGATTCAAGTTCTTATGTCTGACAAATGTGCGGAAACCAAGTACCAGGAATCTTTGCAAAACCAAATTGACACTATAAAGGTATATATTCTCTTGATTTTGGCTGGTTATCCATACAAAAACTAACAAATATGGGTTCATTATCTATTTATCCCAAAAGATTCGGTACGAATAGCTCTCTTGAGTGAATTCTATATATTCAGACTTGGTACATAAACTTCTTTCTAACTACTCCCTTATGAGGGACATATCTTAGAGAAACCTGTAAAGTATACGAAAATATTAACCTGCCCACTAATGAATGGGTCACTTGGGTTATGATCCTTCTCTAAGGGGTCAAATGGGGGTATATTAAAAAGAGAAATCAAACGGAAATcgagtcaaatgggtcaaatatgCTGAaagcgttttttttttttaactgcatTTAAAAGTTATGTTAATATAGTATATGACACACATTAATTGCTTATAAAAGATGTGAAGTAATTGGAGAAAAAGTTTTTTATGTAGAAAGAAAGCCCAATCCGTAACAAGCCATCAGTTTTGACCCGTTTCATGTCATGACCAGCCAAGCCAATTTCCCACCTTTTGACCAAGAGACAACGTATTTGAGTACAGGAAAAGATTTATATGTGCAAAATTCATGAATATACTGTGCAGAAAGATTTAACCTCCAATTTTTTTAGCTAAAGCCTGGTCCCCTTTCTTCTTATCCAAAATGCTAACCTGCCTTCTTGATGAATCCCACTAATTTATATAGTCTCTTTATGCTTTTACAGGGAATTTCGCATACAGTTCAGTGCGGTTGTGGAGAGGTGTACAAAGTTGAAGTGGATCCTTGTGTGTAATCGAATACTCTATCTGCAATGGAAGTACAGAAACTTTACCAGATTAGAAGAACCTACAGGGCTATGAATCTTTATGCGTAATCGAATACTCTATCTGCAATGGAAGTACAGAACCTTTACCAGATTACAAGAATCTACAGGGATATGAAATATGATACTAGTATACTTGAATATAGTTTTACTCAAATTTTATTGTCTTAAGCTCCCACTGAAATGTTATATGTCAAAAATCTAAAATTGATACTCCTTTGTTAGGAGATTATATGATGATTCATTTATTGAACGAAATTGGTTTATTTGGTTCATTTTTGTTGAAGATGAAAATGTGAATATATAATAAGTCAACAAACCATTAAATCTTACGAATATTGGGCTCAAATTGTTTAGAAGAAAAAATTCAATAACTTTGCCATAGATTTACTTAACGATTTGTAATTCTAAAATTCGGTTGCTGAGTtaaatacaagtatacaacttaGGTCGACTAATACATTTATAGAATGAGTAACAATGTATGGCGGGGATTGTGGGGAAGGAGAGGAAAACCAGTATGAAGAAGAGGGAAGAGAGCGGAACTTAAGAGGGGGAGGGGGAGCGCAATTTCGCAAATCAGATGAAAGCAATGAATGGCAGATAAAGGCCGTCATAACGATATCAATATTGTCATCCGTCAACTACAATATCCACCTTCGGAAAGCAAGGGAAGGAGAGGAAAAATGGTAGGAGGAAGAGGTATGGTATCATAATCAACAGATTATCCTTATTCCTTACCAAACAATTAATAGAGTTATTAACCAACTCCGTCAACTAACATACGGATTACCGTGAAATCGACTATGcccatatctatctatatctatactatattataaagggAATTCATgtttaattttcaacattgaacttaaaatttcaatattgattttaagttttaacatttacttcccaaaatgtctctcctatttattctatatttacttaaaataactataatattttatcttaaaaaccgtacatcaataaattatcaaAGTTATAttggtgtttttaaaatttcattatcTTATATGAGATGTTATTctatatactttcgacgaatttttaaatcggAAGGCGGAGaccgtcaggtagatcaccccatcaccaccaccgccaccattacatcaccaccccgccatcacctccatcaataccgcaacgcgcgggtaccattcTCGTTATTAGATTAAGGACCACTCTAGTCCAACTAGAGGGAGAGGACATTTATTCCCTTCTTAAAAAGGGAAATAATAGATGAGCTAAAGGCATTTCGTCAATTTTTACAATTAGAGTAATATAGCTTAATATTTACAATTTGACTCCTCTAAAAAATGAGCAATATGTTTCGGCCTCCCAACAATTGTGTTCAAGTTCCGCCAAAGAATGAGACCCCAAGTCTTCAACTCCTTTGTCGCTTTACCGGCGGATGAAACAGACAAGGCCCAACTGACTAGGTGGTGCCAACGGTTCGGTGAAGCGACGAGCTTGCTGCTTGCAGTTTCAACAGCAAAACCATTGGCACTAGTTTTATTAACATTGGTCTCAGAAGGAGAGAAGAATTACATGtttctttcaaagaaaataaaggAACCGACATTATCATTTAATTAACTTTTGCTTAAGCTCATGTTGTTAGCAAATTTTAGCATTAGTTGATTGCATAAAATTGTTCTTCTGAATGCTACAGCCAAGAGCCGCTATTACAACAGCCAACAACACAGTTGACATGAACAATTGGTTTGGTCTCAGCCAACAACCCATGTTCCCGTTGTATAACATATATTTTGGAAACGTTATATTTGCTGGGAGCTAGTTAAAACTAGTTGCTTGGGCCTTTGATTCAAGGAGCATAACTTGAATATGATATTATTTGAAGTTTATTCCATCTTTCCATAGCCGCTACTAGGCGGTTGATAAACATTCTGCACATATTATATCCACGTTACGCTGTTGACCATCTCCATTCTATCATGCAAGAAATGACAAATTTTTAAGACCCATTGTACTACTGATCAGGTTTACAAAAGGCATTGTGCTAGTAGTAGATAGTAATTCCTGAATCAAAATTTTTCTCCTATCAAGGGTTGCCCATCCTAAATTAAAAGTTACAATGTGACATTATATTGGCCGGATGATCATCTTGATCGTCGGTAGGGTTTTCGGTTTGATTGTGTCGACGGCTGTCCTCTACTTTGCATTTTCCCCTGCATATCAGAAACCAAACTTTATGGAAAGGTAGACTTTTATTTCCGGGTTCTGCTTGCATCATAATGAATATGTCAGCATAAAATGAAATTGTCAATACCTGATATGATGCTTTATATGCTGCTCttcttttgagaaaaacctTCAAAGCCTGTTTCTTTTTCTCTTCTGCTTTAAGTTTTGTTAGACTGGGTCTGTAAAGGATTATGGTTCGACCAATTCGACCAACAACAACTGAACCAGTGGCTTCTTCTAATTGACTCACTACATCATCTAGCTCTCCCGGACAATTGCTATGTATTTTAAGCTGTTTTACATGGCACCATTATTATAATCAGGCGAGATAGTTACTTCAAAATCAAAGAGTAGATTATCACTTCATCACTTCATAGTACCAAAAAGGGGAAATTAGATGCAGCAAAAGGGGGCGTCACTGGTGGTTTCGTAATGGCTCAAAAAGAGTACTTATCATAATGGCTCAAGTTGGGTAAACCAAAACAACTAATGAGTTAATAATGTGTGTGTATGAGTGCAACCTTTAACATTTAGTTCCCATAACAAACGAAAAGACTGGGGCTGAGTTCATTAAGACATAAATAGATGGTGTGCACCCAAAATAATACCATACAGCAATTCGTAACGACAATGGCAAGTTATTAATTCCAACTCTGATAAACACATAAAAATCTGTTATATAGGCTCGTACCTCTGTATCCTTGATTCCTATCAAGACAGAAATCCATGTCTGGTAGATGAACCACGACCATGTGGCCAGAGCGTGATTAACCGAGCCTCATGATCTTGACCATGGCTCAGTAGAGGAGATGATGCAATAATTCCTATCAAGTAGGCATGGAGAAATGTGGGTTCTGAGCTCCACGTGATTTTGTTATGTTTGGTCAATTTTGAGAGTGAAAAGTTAGATTGCAGATGAATTAAAATATTGACATATTTGAGGTAGCTGGTCAATTTGTGACTGGACTAACAATTTTACTACAGCATTAGATTTAAGGTTTTGTGCAACGTCGTTAGGTTGATAAATGGGCCCTCAAAAGAACCAATGGCTTATAGCACGTAATGAGAACCTAACATAAAACTTCTTGTCACATTAGACACAACGGATTCTGCAAGGGTTGCCTATGCATCACCGCATGGAAGTTAAATCCAAATAAGAACACTTGATTATATTCAACGATATctttatcatatataataaGAACCGTAAATCCGTCATGTTAGGTTaactaaaatcaattttgatgcTCATTGGTATCCAATAGATTATCACCAGAAAACTGATTATGTTTACAAATAGaaatcacataaatatataGCATTATAAGCAATCAAAACCAATCGATAAGCAACCCAAAGGGGATGTTTGGCATAGCTTATTTTTAATATGCCTATTTTTGTCCCAGAAGGTGTATAACCTACAACCCAAATCCGCCCACAATCAACTACCTATCATAATGTGGGAGCATACATAACTCACTAAGCAATTACGGCTATTGGGGTGTCCGGGATCGAACCCAAGACCTTTCACTGTATGTGACAAAGATGTCCCACCTATTACCAATAGAGCTACACGCCATTCACCTATTATGTGCAACATATTTTCTAGCTTAATTGGTTTCAGCTTATCCTTGATATGCCAAACTTGTTTCGGCTTAGTTCTTGGTTTAACGTAAGTCATAATATAAGCCGGTGTTTGTTAATTGGTAGaaactatttttatgtatagCCCTACTCACACTTTATGACCGAATGTCCTTCTGGAAGCAGTCTTACGTATAACTTTTTACATCTCACTTCTCCCATACCCTGCTTATGCCGGGATTGGGTACAATTGTTGTTGTTCAACATTTACATAGGCCTAGTTTAGTAAAAtccataaagaaaaaaaaaacataacatatgTTATTGTAAGTTAGTATTAGGGGATTATTTAAGTTTTCAAGAGTCTGGGGTTCATCTAAGGCATGCATGGTTCGATCTCCGCATGCTAATTACTAATTACTAACTCGCTGGAAAAAAAAGTATTAGTATTACCTTAAGAAGCTCATTAGCTTCAAGGGTTTCAACCAAAGCAATGGCAACAGCATCAGTAACACCAGATTTACCAATCTGTTGAGACTTAAGTTTTTTACCTAGACTATTAGCATAAGAACCCAACTCTTTCTTCTCTTTCCCactaatttcttttaattttgacatcATTTCCTTATGCTGGTTCCTTATTCTCATTTCATTCTCACTTGGAATTTCAGTTTCGGTGTCGTCTATGTTTTCGGGTGTTTCGTCTACGTTTTCGGGTGTGTCGTTTAATGATTCGATGTTTTCAACAACGGTGGAAAGGCATCTGGGAACATGGGAAATGGGAGTTATGGAAATGAAAGGGGATATAGAAGATGTTTGACCCATTATTGAATTCTGACGCACTGGAAATATAGAATAAGAAAGGATGTGTGTGAAAGTGGAAATATGGGTTGCTGACAACGGCGGTGGTGGACGGCGGAGGAGGATGTTTCGGAGGATAAGGGccgaagatgatgatgatagcgCCCCCATGTTTAGTTGTTTCctgtgtgtgttttttgtttagtttcaatcaatttctattttatatcttCGACTTATCACTTAtgtgtcaaaaaaaaaagaaaaaaaagaagggtTTAGTCGAGTAGAATTTGAGTAATTTTAACTTTGTTTCGTTATCTATTATTCGGATCGAGTTTGAGCAcgagtttgtatatatataaactatcaTTTTACCCGTGTAATGTGACGATGGTAATAATAGCTGTTGTGTGGTGGTGGACGGCGATGCTTGTGGCTTGAAGGTGGTGTCAGtgtggttattattgtaaaaataattaatgtaaaaaggtAGTGTAGTGAGTCACGGTTTAACCTTTTGAGTGACCTTAGGCATAACCAATTTTGGAGgctttttattcaaaatctctaacaaaaacttcattttttatTCAAGTTTGGAACCGacaaaaataaatgaatgaaAACACTTATAAATGATAAGATTACTTGATTCTAGTAGGTAAAACAATACAAGTTTCTTATCTGATACTAGTGTGATtatctaaagttgaaaaaaaaaaaaaatttaaatgtcaaagtcaaatagaaaaagaaacttAAAATTGAAGAATGGAATATGTGAAAGTTACCATTTCAAACTGAGACAAAAGTGTGTTTATTATTACAATAAGAAGTCTATTATTAGCCTAAACTAAAATTTTGAGGCCTTTGCAATTGGCGGCCTTAGGTCACCACCTAGTATAACACTTATATTGAGTTGGCTTtgagtgtagttattttaggatttgatggatttatgttgtaaattaatttattaagtttaaTAGGTATTTTAAGTAGAgatattaaaattaatgaataaaagaaagttaactaattaattcattaaaagtaGAATACTCATTTCGCATGAGGatatttttatgagagagaGGATTGAAAAGTGTTACGAGAGagtgttataaattatataaagtagtAGAGATTTTCAAGAAATGTATTTGAGTTGCGGCTGGGCTCGTTATGGTTTGAGCTCAATACTCGTTTaactatttataaatttatttaattattgttcaaagttttaaatttgaaaatctCGTTTGATTTTTTGAATTCAAAGTCAAATAATCTCAATCATAATCATGCATGATATGTTCTTATATTTAAAAAGCTCATCACTTACGTTAAAAGCTTGTATAGTATGACTATGTTTGGCAAAAACTTTTCAAGAGCttttcaggagctttagcttttaattttaaacaaaagctcttaaaattttaaaagcttGGTTTGGATGGTGTAGCTGTAACttctattttttaaacaaaagctCTACAAATAAACGCTAGTACAACTAACGTTCTAATCTTGATGGAGCGTTTAATAGTTATAATTACCCAAATATCCTTTTagtatcataataataatcagtgtatatcaatatatataattcttttacCTATTTTTTGTATTCCCATTCTTAATAATACACGTAATCCCAAACACATCAAAGCAAAGAtctctaatattttttttcttaatttggtAAACTGCACCAAACCTTATTTAATATCATccattttgatttgtttataCAAACTTGTGCACGTTAATCGctgatattttgaattttaggattttatttttttattatttatttgagtCTTTTTTATTATGACtttctatattattttattggtttgTTTTATGAAATAAAGGTATGTTTATTGCTACCACTCTGggctttttgttttatatattatgattcAAAAGATTTACAAAACAAAACTTTATACATATTTAGCTTATGACATCGATGATTTCTTATAACGttttatttttgcatttatatcattttgtcctttttgatcattttataCTTTAACATGTTGCTACAACTATTATGTCaaacatttctaaaaatttaaaactttaggTAACAGCTTTGcttaaaagctacaacttaTAGCTCCAACTAAAAGCTACAGTTACCAGCTACaactacttttgccaaacataccatATAACTCATTGGTTGCTCTTTTGGTCAATAGACTATTCAAACCAATATCTTAGCTCACTTTAACAATATGTTTGATATAATTTGGAAGTCTTCGGTTCTGGTTATTAGCGTGATATATGATGAGTATTTTTAACCATGTAATAGAAGCCTTAACTAAACCCGTGGAACTCATTCATTCAAAAAATCAAACGATTTTTCGAAAGAGCCGAGTCATCTTTTTAAGCTTCCTAGTTTAACTATTCGGGGTTCAATAACTTGACTCAAGCTCGACTTGAAGTAGGTTAAATGAGCTCGACTGCTCGAGTAGCTCGATGACAGCTTGACTCAATTCTCACATCTACTTAAAAATCTACccaaaataaactaaattatcCAAAtttggattttcacaaaattaaatacCAATTAAAGTCGCACATCAGGCAGAATCGCAAATCAATCTTAGATGTTTGCCAAAATCACAAGTAGTCTTCCTAATCGCAATGTTACTTTTCGATTTTCCTAAATTACTCTAACCACTTTAATCGTATACTTTTTTCCTTCTATATTTTCTTCCTCTTAACAAAAAAGTCTTAATGAATAATAACCCTTTTGTGATCCCTCTTACGGCTTCTCCTCCTACATATAAGCACATACATGCCGCCACTAATCCACTATCATCAACATTTGCCAAAACCGTCACACTTAGAAGATATTTTGTAAATACATTTAAAATTAGGTTTAGTGAAAGTGAAAGATCGGAATAGAATTATGAGGGGCTATTAATGACAACTAATAAAAACAAGAAGCACTATTTATGTAAAAATACCCCTCTTAAAGCGGTGTTTGTTTCGCCTATTCATATaccctttcttcttcttcttctgctgacacacacacatttacaagtttcataaacaaacaaaaaaaaaaaaaactagaaagaaaaaatgtttaaGAAAACAGTAGAAGCaaaatcacaacaaagattATCAGGAGCAGACCgcaagaaattgaaaagaacAATCCAACAACTTTTCCCAAATGCTTCCGATTCTGACCTCGATATCTTAATCCCTCCCAaggtttcttttctttttctaaaaaaatttatttctatatttgtttattttcatgATAAAACCCGAAATGACCACGTGttctatttatatttgtttattgttGGTTGattgtaatttattatttactaaTCATTAGGAGGTATATTTGTATTTAACTTGTCATTGATAAGTCCcattttttagcttttttttggGCCTATTTTGCGTTTACGAGTCACGATAAATAAGCATTTTGAAACAAagtgtgagttttttttttttttttgccaaacacGACAGTCacataaaacattttgaaacaaattttaaataccCTTTTAGTGATGTACATTGGTGGTGTTGGttttgattagtttttttttttttataaagttttgtgGGTTATAACTTATATGGAATGAAAgcataaaaataatatcattGTTTTATATTGGGAGGTGTTTGGTTACAAGGATACGAAGTAAAAGTTTGGAGACCTATGTTTTGTATTGGGAGGCTGGATAGATAAAGGCTCTATAAAGTTGTATATTTGTGGTAACAAGGATTTGAAATGAAGTTATTTACATGAGCGGAATGTCGTTTTGTGATAGCATGCATAAGGCTGCTTTTCTGACATTGTGTTTTTCTATCTAGGAGCCAAATATTGTTTTATGGTTATGGTTATTTGTGTTTTGCAACAAATGTCCCAAACTCCGTTTTAAAGGTTTTTATATATCTGATTATTGACACAATTTTAAAACTATCTTCTCTTAGATTCTTTATACAACTGATAATGTGGTTCTGCTTGTTTAAGTCTGAATAAGCACTTTCAATTTTCGAGACTTGCATTCCAGCACCTCTTAACTCGACAGTACTTTTAATGAGCTAATGTGAATAATCTTGTTAAGCATAATCTCCTTAACTGGAAATCTGATTTCAGTTTGAATATCCTTTTGTGCGTGTTCTTGATTATACATGATTCCTCTGAAAATGTAATGTGTAGCTGTTAATTTGCatcacctttttttttgtctGCATTCATTGAAAAGTTCTCTTTTTTAGATGGAAGGTATGGGTAAACTATGTTATTATTTCATTGTAGGTAGAGGTAACTGTCTCGAAGCACCCAAACCGTCTGCTTATTTACTGTTTGGAAGGTGGACTGCCAATCTTCTTTGATGTTGATAGCAGAGGCACATCCATATTCCCAACGGGTATAGTAGCAACTAAATATTCCATGTTTGAGCGTTATCTTATTATCTTCTTTTAAGGTTATTAATTGTAAACATCTGTTGTTTATTAGGATGTGCAATAGTATTTCAGTTATTATTGAATTTAAAGTGTGCTCAAATATGAAGGTAGTCTATTTTCCTGCCATTTACAATGCAAGCTTGTAGAGATGCCGTTATTTCATAATCGGTTGGTTTGGGTAATAGATGTGAACGAGTTCAGGTCTAAGTAAGGAAGTTTTGCAATTTGGGTACCAATTGAAACGGGATGGGTGAGTGTGGTGTGATTACTTAGAGTGATGTAACACTGATTGACCTATTCCTAAGTTGTTCAGAACCACACCTTAACAATCTTCTTGGAGTGATGGATCTTGCTACTTTTGTGCTTTGTAGTTGCTACTTGTCTGAAAGAAACATGTTATTAAATGGAAGACAATGGTGATCTCTTAAATTTTTTCAAAGATTGAACTTGCTACTTGTGGGAACATGCCTGACTTTTTCTGACATCGTTAGATTCTAAAATGCAGTCTAT
It encodes:
- the LOC122606968 gene encoding uncharacterized protein LOC122606968; translation: MGALSSSSSALILRNILLRRPPPPLSATHISTFTHILSYSIFPVRQNSIMGQTSSISPFISITPISHVPRCLSTVVENIESLNDTPENVDETPENIDDTETEIPSENEMRIRNQHKEMMSKLKEISGKEKKELGSYANSLGKKLKSQQIGKSGVTDAVAIALVETLEANELLKLKIHSNCPGELDDVVSQLEEATGSVVVGRIGRTIILYRPSLTKLKAEEKKKQALKVFLKRRAAYKASYQGKMQSRGQPSTQSNRKPYRRSR